The sequence below is a genomic window from Candidatus Omnitrophota bacterium.
CAAAATCAGAGGCATCGACTGGGACTTCTCCGTCCTATCTTTCGATAGGAACGCCGGGCCTATTTGGCCTTGCTCCACGTAGAGATTGCTCGTTTCACCCCCCGCCGCTTTGCTTCGCTTTGCGAAGCAAAGCGGCGCCAATACTGGAAAAACCAGCTTAAGCGGCGGGATCCTAAAATTAAGGATATCCTACTCAAAATTAATTGAGTGATGGGCGTTGCCCACTACGTTTACCCTGCGGAGCCCGGACTTTCCTCCCCCCCGCTGTTTTGCTTTTGCAAAAGCAAAAGCAAAACAAGACGCGGGGGCAGCCACATTTTACCTGCTATCAAAGAGCGGTTTCTCTTAATTTTTCTTTTACGGCAATCGTAGCCAGTTTGTCTGCGCCTTTATTTTCTTCCCGCGGGATATGCTCTATTTTAAAATGCGGGAAAGATTCCAAAAGCCGAGTTACCCGGCCGTACAAAACAGCGATATTTTTATCTTTTACTTTATACTCTTTGATAACTTGCCGATGCAAAAGCTGGCTGTCAGTTTTTACTTCTACTTGGCCCGCTTTTAGTTTTAAAGCCTCTTCTAAGGCGTAAATAAGAGCAGTATACTCCGCGATATTATTTGTGGCCTCTCCTATGTATCTGGCGATATTACAAATCACCTGCTCGCCCTCAAGGATGATAACGCCTATCCCCGCGTGCCCGGGATTTCCTTTAGATGCCCCATCTATATAAATTTCAAGTTTTCGCATCTATTCTTCTATGTAAAGCATGCGGTTACAATTCTCGCAGGTAATAATATGGTCGTACATCTTGATAAGATTAATCACCTGGGCAGGCATAAAAAGATTGCATCCCTGGCAGGAATTATTTTTTACCGCAACTATGCCAAGGCCGTTTCTATTGCTTAGTATTCTTTCGTACTCTGCGAAGATCTTTTTATCTACTTCAGGGATGACTTGGCTTCTTTGCGCCTCTAATTGGCTGATTTTCTCGTCTATTAACTTGATGCTGTCAGTTATTTTCTTTTTTTCTTCATTAACAGCCTTTTCTTCTTGAGCAAGCATCTGTTTTTCTTTATCCATATCCTGCTTGGCTTTATC
It includes:
- a CDS encoding ribonuclease HI family protein — protein: MRKLEIYIDGASKGNPGHAGIGVIILEGEQVICNIARYIGEATNNIAEYTALIYALEEALKLKAGQVEVKTDSQLLHRQVIKEYKVKDKNIAVLYGRVTRLLESFPHFKIEHIPREENKGADKLATIAVKEKLRETAL